A stretch of the Lolium perenne isolate Kyuss_39 chromosome 3, Kyuss_2.0, whole genome shotgun sequence genome encodes the following:
- the LOC127327007 gene encoding probable receptor-like protein kinase At5g18500, with amino-acid sequence MMEAPSSSPTLQDHLSQPTGPLHLKVWQVVCIALGVFMVVVFFLTVWLTMRSRKRTRRASANIPITQIPAISKEIKEVRVEQVPASEYGAHDGVLLTIQDKANDRESDKVMVHLGVSKSRRGDESHSGSFRYTDKDAGFQSAEEGGSGNFRQASNHGITAPSPLVGMPEFSYLGWGHWFTLRDLEMATNRFSKDNIIGEGGYGVVYRGEIVNGTPVAVKKLLNNLGQAEKEFRVEVEAIGHVRHKNLVRLLGYCVEGTQRILVYEYVNNGNLEQWLHGAMSHRGSLTWEARIKILLGTAKALAYLHEAIEPKVVHRDIKSSNILIDDDFDAKVSDFGLAKLLGAGKSHVTTRVMGTFGYVAPEYANTGLLNEKSDIYSFGVVILEAITGRDPVDYGRPSNEVNLVDWLKMMVASRRSDEVVDPTIETRPSTRALKRALLTALRCVDPDSEKRPKMGQVVRMLESDDPIPRGDRRSRHNRGGSTEMDSQRDNNSDTDKSDNPDCKPSRSRASSSK; translated from the exons ATGATGGAGGCGCCTTCGTCGTCCCCAACTCTGCAGGATCATCTCTCCCAGCCAACTGGCCCCTTGCATCTCAAAGTATGGCAGGTCGTATGCATCGCCTTGGGAGTGTTCATGGTGGTCGTCTTCTTTCTCACGGTTTGGCTCACTATGCGGAGTAGGAAGAGGACCAGACGAGCATCTGCAAATATTCCAATCACACAAATCCCTGCCATTTCTAAGGAGATCAAAGAAGTCAGAGTGGAGCAAGTCCCGGCGAGCGAATATGGGGCACATGATGGAGTCCTGCTAACAATCCAAGACAAGGCTAATGACCGCGAATCGGACAAGGTCATGGTCCATTTGGGTGTAAGCAAATCGAGACGTGGGGATGAGAGCCACTCTGGATCATTCCGTTACACGGACAAGGACGCAGGCTTCCAGTCAGCCGAAGAAGGAGGGTCAGGAAATTTCCGGCAAGCTTCAAACCATGGAATAACAGCTCCTTCACCTTTGGTTGGCATGCCCGAGTTCTCTTACCTTGGTTGGGGTCATTGGTTTACTTTGAGGGATTTGGAAATGGCTACTAACCGTTTTTCAAAGGATAACATTATTGGTGAGGGTGGATATGGTGTAGTTTATCGTGGGGAGATCGTCAATGGCACTCCTGTTGCTGTCAAGAAGCTTCTCAATAACCT AGGGCAAGCTGAGAAGGAATTCAGAGTAGAAGTTGAGGCTATTGGTCATGTTCGCCACAAGAACTTAGTTCGTCTTCTTGGTTACTGCGTGGAGGGTACTCAGAG GATACTTGTCTATGAGTATGTCAACAATGGAAACTTAGAGCAATGGCTTCATGGAGCTATGAGTCACCGTGGCTCCCTTACATGGGAGGCCCGTATAAAGATTCTTCTTGGGACAGCTAAAGC GCTTGCTTACTTGCATGAGGCAATTGAACCGAAAGTTGTACACCGTGACATTAAATCCAGCAATATTTTGATCGATGATGATTTTGACGCTAAAGTATCAGATTTTGGTTTAGCCAAGCTTCTTGGTGCTGGCAAGAGTCATGTGACTACTCGGGTTATGGGAACCTTTGG CTATGTGGCACCAGAATATGCAAACACTGGACTTTTAAATGAGAAAAGTGACATTTACAGCTTTGGAGTTGTTATTCTTGAGGCGATCACAGGGAGGGACCCTGTTGACTATGGTCGCCCATCGAATGAG GTAAATCTTGTTGACTGGCTAAAGATGATGGTTGCTAGCAGGCGCTCAGATGAAGTTGTGGATCCCACCATAGAGACACGTCCTTCTACTAGAGCTCTCAAGCGTGCACTTCTAACAGCTTTGAGGTGCGTGGATCCGGATTCAGAGAAGAGACCAAAGATGGGTCAAGTTGTGCGGATGCTGGAGTCAGATGACCCAATTCCGCGTGGG GACAGGAGATCCAGGCACAACCGTGGAGGGAGCACCGAGATGGATTCACAGAGGGATAATAACTCCGACACGGACAAGAGTGACAACCCAGACTGCAAACCGAGCAGGAGCAGAGCCTCCTCCTCCAAATGA
- the LOC127327008 gene encoding pto-interacting protein 1, which produces MGCFSCCGADDVGKKKKRDDPYVPVPAPGGNNGYNRGPAPTRAIRAGRTQPIEVPDIPLEEMKEITKNFSSDALIGEGSYARVFFGVLKDGKKCAVKRLDSSKQPDQEFLAQVSAVSRLKHDNVIQLLGYCAVGSTRVLAYEYATRGSLHDILHGKKGVKGSQPGPALSWMQRARIAVSAARGLEFLHEKAEPRVVHRDIKSSNIMLFDNDVAKLGDFDVSNQAPDMAARLHSTRVLGTFGYHAPEYAMTGQLSAKSDVYSFGVVLLELLTGRKPVDHTLPRGQQSLVTWATPRLSEDKVRQCVDPRLGQEYPPKAVAKMAAVAALCVQYEADFRPNMSIVVKALAPLLNSRSSNRPAASASTPAVE; this is translated from the exons ATGGGGTGTTTTTCATGCTGCGGGGCCGATGATGTTGGCAAGAAGAAGAAGCGCGATGATCCTTATGTTCCGGTCCCTGCCCCAG GAGGTAACAATGGATATAACCGGGGTCCAGCCCCTACCCGTGCCATCCGTGCTGGCAGAACTCAGCCAATCGAAGTACCAGACATTCCCCTTGAAGAAATGAAGGAAATAACCAAGAACTTCAGCAGTGATGCTCTTATAGGAGAGGGGTCGTATGCGAGAGTTTTCTTTGGTGTACTGAAAGATGGCAAGAAATGTGCGGTGAAGAGGCTCGACTCTAGCAAACAGCCTGACCAAGAGTTCCTTGCGCAG GTGTCAGCTGTTTCAAGACTCAAGCATGACAATGTTATCCAACTTCTTGGGTACTGTGCTGTAGGGAGCACCCGTGTTCTTGCTTATGAATATGCGACAAGGGGCTCCTTGCATGATATTCTCCATG GTAAAAAGGGTGTCAAGGGATCCCAGCCAGGACCAGCCTTATCCTGGATGCAGCGGGCTAGGATCGCCGTAAGCGCCGCAAGAGGACTCGAATTCCTCCACGAGAAGGCAGAGCCACGTGTCGTCCACCGTGATATCAAGTCCAGCAACATAATGCTCTTTGACAACGACGTTGCAAAGCTAGGAGACTTTGATGTCTCCAATCAGGCCCCTGACATGGCTGCACGTCTTCACTCTACGCGTGTTCTTGGCACCTTTGGTTATCATGCTCCTGA GTACGCGATGACTGGGCAGCTTAGCGCAAAGAGCGATGTCTACAGCTTTGGAGTGGTGTTGTTGGAGCTTTTAACTGGTCGCAAACCAGTTGATCATACGCTTCCCCGTGGCCAGCAGAGCCTCGTGACATGG GCTACGCCAAGGCTAAGTGAAGACAAGGTGAGGCAATGTGTGGATCCAAGACTTGGACAGGAATACCCTCCGAAGGCTGTCGCCAAG ATGGCTGCAGTGGCTGCCCTGTGCGTGCAGTACGAGGCGGATTTCCGGCCCAACATGAGCATCGTCGTTAAGGCTCTAGCGCCGCTGCTGAACAGCCGGTCAAGCAACAGGCCTGCCGCCTCAGCCTCTACCCCTGCCGTTGAGTGA